A genomic segment from Mus musculus strain C57BL/6J chromosome 13, GRCm38.p6 C57BL/6J encodes:
- the Smim15 gene encoding small integral membrane protein 15, with product MLDIKAWAEYVVEWAAKDPYGFLTTVILALTPLFLASAVLSWKLAKMIEAREKEQKKKQKRQENIAKAKRLKKD from the coding sequence ATGCTTGACATAAAGGCTTGGGCTGAGTATGTTGTGGAGTGGGCTGCAAAGGACCCATATGGCTTCCTTACCACAGTTATCTTGGCGCTCACACCACTGTTCCTAGCTAGTGCTGTACTGTCCTGGAAGTTGGCCAAGATGATTGAAGCCAGAGAGAAGgagcaaaagaagaaacaaaaacggCAAGAAAACATCGCAAAAGCTAAACGACTAAAGAAGGATTGA